One Phycisphaerae bacterium DNA segment encodes these proteins:
- a CDS encoding ATP-binding protein: MFNKNYIFLAVLAFVILIFIVAMPLGGTNKYETIACLAGIGTAGWLGWKLFVQTKTFIAQIANLQNDHKSHREKTSQSTKDVKDLRLQLQLLKRQKRNTEAIIYSISDAVIVTDASDRLIMANEPAGNLFDFDAKLAVLKPLEELVHNKELIKLIENSRNSRTRHVKHELQFDSGENTETYDCIISCIYDDDDHVCGVVSVLHDITREKEISQMKNDFVSHVSHELKTPLASITAYSEMLVDGEANDEKTRKEFYSIIQNQAQRLNRLIEDILNISRIESGLIKVNKETLSTALIVRDAVQMIKSYAAEKKITVEDQTAIVFDQVVADKDMISQVVINLLSNAVKYTPNGGKVTVNSEVDEAEQVVRVAIADTGVGIPADELPHVFEKFYRVKANNKCAKGTGLGLNLVKQIIEKIHGGQIFVTSEVGKGSCFSFELPLASATKSAKPAKAAAK; the protein is encoded by the coding sequence GTGTTTAATAAAAATTACATCTTCCTTGCGGTACTTGCATTTGTGATATTGATTTTTATTGTCGCAATGCCCCTTGGCGGTACGAATAAGTACGAGACAATAGCCTGCCTGGCGGGTATTGGTACTGCCGGATGGCTTGGCTGGAAACTTTTTGTTCAGACGAAAACATTCATTGCTCAAATTGCCAACCTGCAGAACGACCACAAAAGTCATCGCGAAAAGACTTCGCAGAGCACAAAGGACGTCAAGGACCTCAGGCTGCAGCTTCAGCTTTTGAAAAGACAGAAACGAAACACCGAAGCCATTATTTACAGTATTTCAGATGCCGTTATCGTTACCGATGCCAGCGACAGATTGATTATGGCCAACGAGCCGGCGGGAAATCTCTTCGATTTCGATGCCAAGCTGGCCGTGCTGAAACCGCTCGAAGAACTCGTCCATAACAAGGAACTGATAAAACTTATCGAAAACAGCAGGAACAGCAGGACAAGGCATGTAAAACACGAACTGCAGTTCGATTCCGGAGAAAATACCGAGACCTATGATTGTATTATCTCGTGCATTTACGACGATGACGACCATGTCTGCGGAGTCGTATCGGTTCTGCATGACATCACGCGCGAAAAGGAAATATCGCAGATGAAGAACGATTTCGTCAGTCATGTCTCGCACGAGCTTAAAACGCCGCTTGCCTCAATCACCGCTTATTCCGAAATGCTTGTTGACGGCGAGGCGAATGATGAAAAAACGAGAAAGGAATTTTATTCGATTATACAGAATCAGGCGCAGAGGCTTAACCGTCTCATCGAAGACATTTTGAATATATCCAGAATCGAATCGGGACTTATCAAGGTAAACAAGGAAACGCTCAGTACCGCCCTGATAGTGAGGGACGCGGTGCAGATGATTAAGAGCTACGCTGCTGAAAAGAAGATAACTGTCGAAGACCAGACGGCAATAGTATTCGACCAGGTCGTCGCCGACAAGGATATGATTTCACAGGTCGTGATAAACCTTTTGAGCAATGCGGTTAAATATACGCCTAACGGCGGTAAAGTGACCGTTAACAGTGAAGTTGATGAAGCCGAACAGGTTGTCAGGGTGGCCATAGCGGATACAGGCGTCGGTATTCCAGCCGACGAATTGCCTCACGTCTTTGAAAAATTCTACCGGGTAAAGGCCAATAATAAATGCGCGAAGGGCACAGGATTGGGCCTGAATCTCGTAAAGCAGATTATCGAAAAAATCCATGGCGGACAGATATTTGTTACAAGCGAAGTTGGAAAAGGAAGCTGCTTCAGTTTTGAATTGCCGCTCGCATCAGCGACAAAATCGGCAAAACCGGCAAAAGCGGCTGCGAAATAA